A window from Salvia miltiorrhiza cultivar Shanhuang (shh) chromosome 2, IMPLAD_Smil_shh, whole genome shotgun sequence encodes these proteins:
- the LOC131009702 gene encoding uncharacterized protein LOC131009702 yields MYETRISTLEERLLKADEDRAAAITAQKAAYEAERAACEAIEQRMAQFEEILRRSGQLPSAALLRIEDGWNWTAAPDGKYTTRSSYIAIKSRRSDCQSQNADAKSLASVWTTPAPHKAFVTLWRILRNRLPTCDNLSKRNTSLGDEERECPHCHEHGESTNHLFTSCAKTQEIWDEIQKWIGIILARPCTIGLHWKMFCYCGKNKKVTKLLRMIWVGCCWILWKKWNDKKFEGKDWEVKDLILELKARTWCWNRMFGVLDKDLDFSLWSYDDLIFRSV; encoded by the exons ATGTATGAGACTCGGATCTCCACGTTGGAGGAGCGTCTCCTGAAGGCTGACGAGGATAGGGCTGCAGCAATTACGGCCCAAAAAGCAGCATATGAGGCCGAACGAGCAGCATGTGAGGCCATTGAGCAGCGGATGGCTCAATTCGAGGAGATACTGAGGCGGTCGGGACAGCTACCCTCAGCAGCACTTCTAC GTATTGAAGATGGCTGGAATTGGACAGCGGCACCTGATGGCAAATACACCACTAGATCTTCCTATATTGCTATCAAATCAAGAAGGAGTGATTGTCAAAGTCAGAACGCAGACGCGAAGTCCTTGGCGTCGGTTTGGACAACGCCCGCACCGCATAAAGCTTTCGTAACATTGTGGAGAATTCTCCGGAATCGGCTTCCGACTTGTGACAATCTCAGTAAGAGGAACACCAGCTTGGGAGATGAGGAGCGTGAGTGCCCACATTGTCATGAACATGGTGAGTCCACTAACCACTTGTTCACCTCGTGTGCTAAAACACAAGAGATTTGGGATGAGATACAGAAATGGATTGGAATCATTTTGGCACGACCTTGCACGATAGGTTTGCATTGGAAAATGTTCTGCTACTGTGGCAAAAATAAGAAGGTTACGAAGCTCCTTAGGATGATTTGGGTTGGATGTTGTTGGATTTTATGGAAGAAGTGGAACGACAAAAAATTCGAAGGAAAAGACTGGGAAGTTAAAGATTTGATACTGGAGTTAAAAGCTAGAACTTGGTGTTGGAATAGAATGTTTGGTGTTTTAGATAAGGATTTGGATTTTTCCTTGTGGAGTTATGATGACTTAATTTTCAGAAGTGTGTAA